A genomic window from Agrobacterium larrymoorei includes:
- the chrA gene encoding chromate efflux transporter, with the protein MTDFLCREPSCIHPTLSELFLVFARVGLLSFGGPAGQIGMMHRVLVDEKRWLSEERFLHALNYCMLLPGPEAQQLATYAGWLLHGRRGGIIAGTLFILPGFLVIVALAAAYALYQDTRWLPALLFGLKAGVLAIVIEALLRVGKRALKSRFLVGVAAAAFIALFFFAIPFPLVILAAGVAGFLKARGGPSVKPDEGSKSPSLLRQLRGVLVGILIWQMPFLLCWLVAAPSSLLELQEFFSRLAVVTFGGAYAVLAYVAQVAVETHGWMTASEMLDGLALAEATPGPLVLVLSYIGFLAAFRHPGMLDPMLAGVLGASIAAWATFVPSFIFIFLGAPYVERLKDNAALSGALSAITGAVVGVILNLSVWFGLHVLFGKVDRVELLPQINFGMSLPDWSTLDLVSLALFVVSAIMLFRLKLGMVPVLCVCVAAGFIRLWLG; encoded by the coding sequence ATGACAGATTTTTTATGCCGTGAACCATCCTGCATCCATCCGACCTTGTCCGAGCTCTTTTTGGTTTTCGCCCGCGTCGGCCTTTTGAGCTTTGGCGGACCAGCCGGGCAGATTGGCATGATGCACCGCGTGCTGGTCGATGAGAAACGCTGGCTCTCCGAGGAGCGCTTCCTGCACGCGCTCAATTACTGCATGCTTCTTCCCGGACCGGAGGCGCAGCAACTGGCAACCTATGCCGGATGGCTGCTGCATGGCAGACGAGGCGGCATCATTGCCGGTACACTCTTCATCCTGCCCGGCTTTCTCGTCATCGTGGCGCTCGCAGCGGCTTATGCGCTCTATCAGGATACACGCTGGCTCCCCGCACTCCTCTTCGGGCTGAAGGCGGGCGTGCTTGCCATCGTCATCGAAGCGTTGCTGCGGGTGGGGAAGCGTGCCTTGAAGAGCCGCTTCCTCGTCGGTGTTGCGGCTGCCGCCTTCATAGCCCTGTTCTTTTTCGCCATTCCCTTTCCGCTCGTTATTCTCGCCGCTGGTGTTGCTGGCTTTCTCAAAGCGCGGGGAGGACCTTCGGTAAAACCTGACGAGGGCAGCAAGTCGCCATCTCTTCTGCGCCAACTCCGAGGCGTCTTGGTCGGCATTCTGATTTGGCAGATGCCGTTCCTGCTATGCTGGCTTGTGGCGGCGCCGAGTTCACTCTTGGAATTGCAGGAGTTCTTCTCACGGCTCGCGGTCGTCACCTTTGGTGGCGCCTATGCGGTTCTTGCCTATGTGGCGCAGGTTGCGGTGGAAACCCATGGCTGGATGACGGCAAGCGAGATGCTGGATGGCCTGGCGCTCGCCGAGGCGACACCTGGACCGCTCGTTCTGGTCCTTTCCTATATCGGCTTTCTTGCAGCCTTCCGGCATCCGGGCATGCTCGATCCCATGCTGGCCGGCGTACTGGGGGCAAGCATTGCCGCCTGGGCAACCTTCGTTCCGAGCTTCATCTTCATTTTTCTCGGCGCGCCCTATGTCGAGCGTTTGAAAGACAATGCGGCTTTGTCCGGCGCCCTGTCTGCTATTACCGGCGCTGTCGTGGGCGTCATCCTCAATCTTTCAGTCTGGTTCGGCCTGCATGTGCTTTTCGGAAAAGTCGATCGGGTTGAACTGCTTCCCCAGATCAATTTCGGCATGTCACTGCCGGACTGGAGCACGCTTGACCTCGTATCGCTTGCGCTCTTCGTGGTCTCGGCCATCATGCTGTTTCGCCTGAAACTCGGCATGGTGCCAGTTCTTTGCGTCTGTGTCGCGGCGGGTTTCATCAGGCTTTGGCTCGGTTGA
- a CDS encoding bifunctional riboflavin kinase/FAD synthetase yields MTVFHRNEKKEPLPDALKGGVVAIGNFDGVHRGHRAVLDQALELARSRGVAALALTFEPHPRTVFRPETPVFRLTPAPLKARILEAEGFQSVIEYPFDRTFSQRSAEDFVKSILVDWLGAGGVVTGVDFHFGKGREGGPAFLMQAGKRHGFDVTLVDSFRDEGAEVISSSRIRECLAEGDVAGAAGLLGYRFTVEAEVIGGQQLGRTLGYPTANMALAPETELKPGIYAVRFREANGTLHDGVASFGYRPTVTDDGAALLETFVFDFSGDLYGQVCSVSFFGHLRDELKFDGLEALVAQIRQDEEEARALLAGVTPLSDVDAKITF; encoded by the coding sequence ATGACCGTGTTCCATCGCAACGAGAAGAAAGAACCGCTCCCGGATGCATTGAAGGGTGGCGTGGTCGCCATCGGCAATTTCGATGGTGTTCATCGCGGCCATCGCGCCGTTCTGGATCAGGCGCTGGAGCTTGCAAGATCGCGCGGCGTCGCCGCTCTCGCTCTGACATTCGAGCCGCATCCGCGCACCGTCTTCCGGCCGGAGACGCCGGTCTTTCGCCTGACGCCAGCGCCCTTGAAAGCGCGCATTCTCGAGGCGGAGGGGTTTCAGTCTGTCATCGAATATCCCTTTGACAGGACATTCTCGCAGCGCTCGGCAGAAGACTTCGTGAAGTCCATTCTGGTCGACTGGTTGGGTGCGGGCGGTGTCGTTACCGGCGTCGATTTCCACTTCGGCAAGGGTCGTGAGGGCGGTCCGGCCTTTCTGATGCAGGCAGGCAAGCGCCACGGCTTCGATGTGACCTTGGTGGATTCCTTTCGGGATGAGGGTGCAGAGGTGATTTCCTCAAGCCGTATTCGCGAGTGCCTGGCTGAGGGCGATGTGGCGGGGGCCGCGGGGCTGCTTGGCTATCGCTTCACCGTGGAGGCGGAGGTCATCGGCGGACAGCAACTCGGTCGCACGCTCGGCTACCCGACAGCCAATATGGCACTTGCGCCGGAAACCGAACTGAAACCCGGCATCTATGCGGTGCGGTTCAGGGAGGCGAATGGGACGCTTCACGATGGTGTCGCAAGCTTCGGCTACCGGCCAACCGTGACGGATGATGGTGCAGCACTTCTCGAAACCTTCGTCTTCGATTTCAGCGGCGATCTTTACGGCCAAGTCTGTTCGGTGTCCTTCTTCGGCCACTTGCGCGACGAGCTGAAATTCGATGGACTGGAGGCGCTTGTCGCGCAGATCAGGCAGGACGAAGAAGAGGCGAGGGCGCTTCTTGCCGGTGTGACGCCGCTCAGCGACGTGGATGCCAAGATTACTTTTTGA
- the groL gene encoding chaperonin GroEL (60 kDa chaperone family; promotes refolding of misfolded polypeptides especially under stressful conditions; forms two stacked rings of heptamers to form a barrel-shaped 14mer; ends can be capped by GroES; misfolded proteins enter the barrel where they are refolded when GroES binds) translates to MAAKEVKFGRSAREKMLKGVDVLADAVKVTLGPKGRNVVIDKSFGAPRITKDGVSVAKEIELEDKFENMGAQMVREVASKTNDIAGDGTTTATVLAQAIVREGQKAVAAGMNPMDLKRGIDLAVAEVVKDLQAKAKKINTSEEVAQVGTISANGDTQVGRDIAEAMQKVGNEGVITVEEAKTAETELEVVEGMQFDRGYLSPYFVTNPEKMVADLEDAYILLHEKKLSNLQAMLPVLEAVVQTGKPLVIIAEDVEGEALATLVVNKLRGGLKIAAVKAPGFGDRRKAMLEDIAILTGGTVISEDLGIKLENVTLDMLGKAKKVSISKENTTIVDGSGQKTDIEGRVAQIKAQIEETSSDYDREKLQERLAKLAGGVAVIRVGGATEVEVKERKDRIDDALNATRAAVQEGIVAGGGTALLRSAQKITVKGVNDDQEAGINIVRRALQSLVRQIADNAGDEASIVVGKVLDKADDNFGYNAQTGEYGDMIAMGIVDPVKVVRTALQNAASVASLLITTEAMIAELPKKESAMPAMPGGGMGGMDF, encoded by the coding sequence ATGGCAGCCAAAGAAGTAAAATTCGGCCGCTCGGCGCGCGAAAAGATGCTCAAGGGCGTCGACGTTCTCGCTGACGCAGTAAAGGTCACGCTCGGCCCGAAGGGTCGTAACGTTGTTATCGACAAGTCCTTCGGCGCACCGCGCATCACCAAGGACGGCGTTTCCGTCGCCAAGGAAATCGAACTGGAAGACAAGTTCGAGAACATGGGCGCACAGATGGTCCGCGAAGTTGCTTCGAAGACCAACGACATCGCTGGTGACGGCACCACGACTGCAACCGTTCTTGCCCAGGCGATCGTTCGCGAAGGCCAGAAGGCTGTTGCCGCCGGCATGAACCCGATGGACCTGAAGCGCGGTATCGATCTGGCCGTTGCTGAAGTCGTCAAGGACCTGCAGGCCAAGGCAAAGAAGATCAACACCTCTGAGGAAGTTGCTCAGGTTGGTACGATCTCCGCTAACGGCGACACGCAGGTTGGCCGCGACATCGCGGAAGCCATGCAGAAGGTCGGCAACGAAGGCGTCATCACCGTCGAAGAAGCCAAGACTGCTGAAACCGAACTCGAAGTCGTCGAAGGCATGCAGTTCGACCGCGGCTACCTGTCGCCTTACTTCGTAACCAACCCTGAAAAGATGGTTGCTGATCTGGAAGACGCTTACATTCTCCTTCACGAGAAGAAGCTCTCCAACCTGCAGGCCATGCTTCCGGTTCTCGAAGCTGTCGTTCAGACCGGCAAGCCGCTCGTCATCATCGCTGAAGACGTCGAAGGCGAAGCTCTTGCAACGCTCGTTGTCAACAAGCTGCGTGGCGGCCTCAAGATCGCTGCCGTCAAGGCTCCTGGCTTCGGCGACCGCCGCAAGGCCATGCTGGAAGACATCGCGATCCTGACCGGTGGTACGGTGATCTCCGAAGACCTCGGCATCAAGCTCGAAAATGTTACCCTCGACATGCTCGGCAAGGCCAAGAAGGTTTCCATCTCCAAGGAAAACACCACGATCGTTGACGGCTCCGGCCAGAAGACCGACATCGAAGGCCGCGTTGCCCAGATCAAGGCTCAGATCGAAGAGACCTCTTCCGATTACGACCGCGAAAAGCTGCAGGAACGCCTTGCCAAGCTCGCTGGTGGCGTTGCCGTCATCCGCGTCGGCGGTGCAACGGAAGTTGAAGTGAAGGAGCGCAAGGACCGTATCGACGACGCTCTGAACGCAACTCGCGCTGCTGTTCAGGAAGGCATCGTTGCTGGCGGTGGTACCGCTCTGCTTCGTTCCGCTCAGAAGATCACCGTCAAGGGTGTGAACGACGACCAGGAAGCTGGTATCAACATCGTTCGCCGCGCTCTGCAGTCGCTGGTTCGCCAGATCGCAGACAATGCCGGTGACGAAGCTTCGATCGTTGTTGGCAAGGTTCTCGACAAGGCTGACGACAACTTCGGTTACAACGCTCAGACCGGAGAATATGGCGACATGATCGCCATGGGCATCGTCGACCCGGTCAAGGTTGTCCGTACGGCTCTGCAGAACGCAGCTTCGGTTGCTTCGCTGCTGATCACCACGGAAGCCATGATCGCCGAGCTGCCGAAGAAAGAATCCGCAATGCCTGCAATGCCAGGCGGCGGCATGGGTGGTATGGACTTCTAA
- a CDS encoding nucleoside deaminase, with protein sequence MAETTHFMDIALEEAQAAGARGEVPIGAVLVYEGRVIARSGNRTRELNDVTAHAEIAVIRMACEELGQERLPGADLYVTLEPCTMCAAAISFARIRRLYYGANDPKGGGVESGVRFYSQSTCHHAPEVYSGFAEIESAEILRSFFQNKRD encoded by the coding sequence ATGGCGGAAACGACGCATTTCATGGACATTGCGCTGGAAGAAGCGCAGGCAGCGGGTGCCCGTGGCGAAGTACCCATCGGTGCCGTGCTCGTTTATGAAGGCCGCGTGATCGCCCGTTCCGGTAACCGCACACGGGAATTGAACGATGTGACGGCCCATGCCGAAATCGCCGTGATCCGCATGGCCTGTGAAGAGCTTGGCCAGGAGCGGCTGCCCGGCGCCGATCTTTACGTCACGCTCGAGCCTTGCACCATGTGTGCTGCGGCGATCTCATTTGCCCGCATCCGCCGGCTTTATTACGGCGCGAACGACCCTAAGGGCGGCGGCGTGGAGAGCGGCGTTCGCTTCTACAGCCAGTCGACCTGTCATCACGCACCGGAGGTCTATTCCGGCTTTGCCGAGATCGAGAGCGCCGAGATCCTGCGGAGCTTCTTTCAAAACAAGCGCGACTGA
- a CDS encoding TIGR01459 family HAD-type hydrolase, translating into MAHRIATLGDITSQFDVILSDVWGVLHNGVTAFPAAGVALAEARKNGKTVVLITNSPRPAVGVIPQLRALGVPDEAYDRIVTSGDVTRELIAEGPKKVFLLGPERDMPLFDGLDVTVVGESDAEAVVCTGFFDDETETPEDYTEMLKGFVARSAPMICANPDLVVERGERIIPCAGAMAVYFEQLGGEVRIAGKPHAPIYEACFAAAKDVRGEFSKDRVLAIGDGMPTDVKGAISAGLDLLYISGGIHAAEYTLNGEIDEALLNSYLKSQNAAPGWWMPRLA; encoded by the coding sequence ATGGCGCACCGCATTGCCACCCTTGGCGACATCACCTCCCAGTTCGATGTCATTCTCTCCGATGTGTGGGGGGTGCTGCACAATGGTGTAACCGCTTTCCCTGCGGCCGGTGTCGCATTGGCCGAGGCGCGTAAGAACGGCAAGACTGTCGTTCTCATCACCAATTCCCCGCGTCCGGCTGTCGGCGTCATTCCTCAGCTGCGCGCGCTCGGCGTGCCAGATGAGGCCTATGACCGCATCGTCACGTCGGGCGACGTGACGCGGGAACTGATAGCCGAAGGACCGAAGAAGGTCTTCCTGCTCGGCCCCGAACGAGATATGCCCCTATTCGATGGTCTCGACGTTACAGTCGTCGGTGAAAGCGACGCGGAAGCTGTTGTCTGCACCGGTTTCTTCGATGATGAGACTGAAACGCCGGAAGATTATACCGAGATGCTGAAGGGCTTCGTCGCCCGTTCCGCACCCATGATCTGCGCCAATCCGGACCTTGTGGTCGAGCGCGGCGAACGCATCATCCCCTGTGCAGGCGCGATGGCGGTTTATTTCGAGCAGCTGGGCGGCGAAGTCCGTATTGCCGGCAAGCCGCATGCGCCGATCTACGAGGCCTGCTTTGCCGCGGCAAAGGACGTGCGCGGCGAGTTCAGCAAGGACCGCGTTCTGGCAATCGGCGACGGCATGCCGACCGACGTCAAAGGCGCCATCTCCGCCGGTCTCGATCTCCTCTATATCAGCGGCGGTATCCACGCGGCTGAATACACCTTGAATGGCGAGATCGATGAAGCGCTGCTCAACAGCTACCTGAAGAGCCAGAATGCAGCACCCGGCTGGTGGATGCCGCGTCTGGCCTAG
- a CDS encoding nuclear transport factor 2 family protein has translation MNSAFELPVQKQLEAYNARDIDEFMRWWADDCQYFAFPSTLLASNSQEIRERHVERFKEPDLHGRLLARIVLEDMVIDHETVTRNFPEGRGEVDVVCLYQVARGKIAKAWFKIGKPRIL, from the coding sequence TTGAACAGTGCCTTCGAACTTCCGGTGCAGAAACAGCTCGAGGCCTATAACGCCCGGGACATCGATGAATTCATGCGGTGGTGGGCTGACGACTGTCAGTACTTTGCTTTCCCATCAACGCTCTTGGCGAGCAATTCTCAAGAAATTCGGGAGCGCCACGTCGAGCGCTTCAAAGAGCCGGATCTTCATGGGCGACTGCTCGCGCGTATCGTTCTCGAAGACATGGTCATCGACCACGAGACGGTGACGCGGAATTTTCCGGAGGGACGTGGTGAAGTCGATGTTGTGTGTCTCTACCAGGTCGCTCGCGGCAAGATCGCCAAGGCGTGGTTCAAGATCGGAAAACCGAGAATCTTGTGA
- a CDS encoding GNAT family N-acetyltransferase has product MTLLIRDAVAADAPTILRFIRELAIYENAEHEVKATVESITASIFGEGSVTSALICERDGQPIGFAVWFLTYSTWLSRNGLYLEDLYVTPDARGSGAGKALLKRLAAIAVEKGCGRFEWSVLDWNEPAIRVYQAIGAEAQDEWVRYRLSGDVLKAFAAEA; this is encoded by the coding sequence TTGACGCTGCTGATCAGGGACGCGGTTGCCGCTGATGCGCCCACCATTTTGCGCTTCATTCGCGAGTTGGCGATTTATGAGAATGCCGAGCACGAGGTTAAGGCCACGGTCGAAAGCATCACGGCCTCCATTTTCGGTGAGGGCTCCGTAACCTCAGCGCTGATCTGCGAACGCGATGGCCAGCCAATCGGCTTTGCCGTCTGGTTTCTCACCTATTCCACCTGGCTATCCAGGAACGGTCTTTATCTGGAAGACCTCTATGTCACACCGGATGCGCGCGGTTCCGGAGCAGGAAAAGCGTTGCTGAAGCGGCTGGCAGCGATTGCTGTTGAAAAGGGCTGTGGCCGCTTCGAGTGGAGCGTTCTGGATTGGAACGAGCCGGCCATCCGCGTCTATCAAGCCATTGGCGCTGAAGCGCAGGACGAATGGGTGCGCTACCGTCTTTCAGGCGACGTTTTGAAGGCTTTTGCTGCCGAGGCCTGA
- the ileS gene encoding isoleucine--tRNA ligase, with amino-acid sequence MNDTAEKIDYSATLYLPQTDFPMRAGLPQKEPELVKRWQQMDLYKKLRASAAGREKFVLHDGPPYANGNIHIGHALNKILKDVITRSFQMRGYDSNYVPGWDCHGLPIEWKIEEAYRAKGKNKDEVPINEFRKECRDFAAGWIKVQSEEFKRLGIEGDFDNPYTTMNFHAEARIAGELLKIAKSGQLYRGSKPVMWSVVERTALAEAEVEYHDVESDTIWVKFPVVEGSAELAGASIVIWTTTPWTIPGNRAISFSSRIQYGLYEVTAAANDFGPQPGEKLVFADKLAAECFAKAKLEFKRLRDVSSDELGNVVCAHPLAGLGYDFKVPLLDGEHVTDDAGTGFVHTAPSHGREDFDAWMANGRQLEARGISAKIPFTVGDDGFYTEDAPGFGPSAEGGAARVMDDNGKKGDANERVIKALIAANNLFARGRLKHSYPHSWRSKKPVIFRNTPQWFVYMDKELGDGTTLRSRALSAIDDTRFVPAGGQNRLRAMIENRPDWVLSRQRAWGVPIAVFADDKGEVLVDEAVNARILDAFEAEGADAWFAEGAKERFLGKDHDHAKWHQVMDILDVWFDSGSSHTFTLEDRPDLKWPADVYLEGSDQHRGWFHSSLLESCATRGRAPYNAVVTHGFTMDEKGEKMSKSKGNVVAPQDVMKDAGADILRLWVMTTDYWDDQRLGKAIIQTNVDAYRKLRNTIRWMLGTLAHDKGEEIAYADLPELEKLVLHRLSELEKVVREGYDSFEFKKIARALVDFSNVELSAFYFDIRKDALYCDAPSSLKRRSALYVIAKLFDCLVTWLAPMLPFTTEEAWLSRHPNAESVHLEQFPTIPAEWHSPAVDAKWEKIRKVRTVVTGALEVERREKRIGSSLEAAPVVHVADPDLMAALDGQDFAEICITSAISVVAGEGPADAFRLGEVQKVAVEQKLAEGQKCARSWRITTDVGSDPQYPDVSARDAAALRELGVGV; translated from the coding sequence ATGAACGACACCGCAGAAAAAATCGATTATTCCGCAACACTTTACCTGCCGCAGACGGATTTCCCCATGCGCGCCGGACTGCCGCAGAAAGAGCCGGAGCTGGTCAAGCGCTGGCAACAGATGGACCTCTACAAGAAGCTGCGTGCCTCCGCCGCTGGCCGTGAGAAGTTCGTGCTGCATGATGGCCCTCCTTACGCAAACGGCAACATCCATATCGGCCATGCGCTGAACAAGATCCTGAAGGATGTGATCACCCGTTCTTTCCAGATGCGCGGTTACGACTCCAACTACGTTCCGGGTTGGGATTGCCACGGCCTGCCGATCGAATGGAAGATCGAGGAAGCCTATCGCGCCAAGGGCAAGAACAAGGACGAGGTCCCGATCAACGAATTCCGCAAGGAATGCCGTGACTTTGCCGCCGGTTGGATCAAGGTTCAGTCGGAGGAGTTCAAGCGCCTCGGCATCGAAGGCGATTTCGACAATCCCTACACCACGATGAACTTCCACGCCGAAGCGCGCATCGCTGGCGAGCTGTTGAAGATCGCCAAGAGCGGCCAGCTCTATCGCGGCTCTAAACCCGTCATGTGGTCGGTCGTCGAGCGCACGGCGCTGGCGGAAGCGGAAGTCGAGTATCACGATGTCGAAAGCGACACGATCTGGGTGAAATTCCCGGTCGTCGAGGGTTCGGCTGAGCTCGCAGGCGCTTCGATCGTCATCTGGACCACAACGCCATGGACGATCCCGGGTAACCGCGCGATCTCCTTCTCGTCGCGCATCCAGTATGGCCTTTATGAAGTCACGGCTGCTGCCAATGATTTTGGTCCGCAGCCGGGCGAGAAGCTTGTCTTCGCCGACAAGCTTGCGGCGGAATGCTTTGCCAAGGCAAAGCTGGAGTTCAAGCGCCTGCGGGACGTTTCGTCTGACGAACTCGGAAATGTTGTCTGCGCCCATCCGCTGGCCGGTCTCGGTTACGACTTCAAGGTGCCGCTGCTCGATGGCGAACACGTCACCGACGATGCCGGTACGGGCTTCGTGCATACCGCGCCGAGCCACGGTCGCGAGGACTTCGACGCATGGATGGCAAATGGACGTCAGCTGGAAGCGCGTGGAATCTCGGCGAAAATTCCTTTCACCGTCGGCGACGATGGCTTCTACACGGAAGATGCCCCCGGCTTCGGCCCCTCGGCAGAGGGCGGCGCTGCCCGCGTGATGGACGATAACGGCAAAAAGGGCGATGCCAATGAGCGCGTCATCAAGGCGCTGATTGCCGCCAATAACCTGTTTGCCCGTGGACGCCTGAAGCATAGCTATCCGCATAGCTGGCGCTCCAAGAAGCCCGTTATCTTCCGCAACACACCGCAATGGTTCGTCTATATGGACAAGGAATTGGGCGATGGCACCACGCTGCGCTCAAGAGCCCTGTCTGCAATTGACGACACACGCTTCGTCCCGGCCGGTGGTCAGAACCGCCTGCGCGCCATGATCGAAAACCGTCCGGACTGGGTTCTGTCGCGTCAGCGCGCCTGGGGCGTTCCGATCGCCGTCTTTGCTGATGACAAGGGCGAGGTGCTTGTGGACGAAGCCGTCAACGCCCGTATCCTTGATGCTTTCGAAGCCGAAGGTGCCGATGCCTGGTTCGCCGAAGGCGCCAAGGAGCGCTTCTTGGGCAAAGACCATGACCACGCCAAGTGGCATCAGGTCATGGACATTCTCGATGTCTGGTTCGACTCGGGCTCCAGCCATACCTTCACGCTCGAAGACCGCCCGGACCTGAAATGGCCCGCGGACGTCTATCTCGAAGGCTCAGACCAGCATCGCGGCTGGTTCCATTCGTCGCTGCTGGAAAGCTGCGCGACGCGTGGCCGTGCGCCTTACAACGCCGTCGTCACCCATGGCTTCACCATGGATGAGAAGGGCGAGAAGATGTCGAAGTCCAAGGGTAACGTCGTTGCGCCTCAGGATGTGATGAAGGATGCAGGCGCCGATATCCTGCGCCTTTGGGTCATGACCACCGATTACTGGGACGACCAGCGTCTCGGCAAGGCGATCATCCAGACCAATGTCGATGCCTATCGCAAACTGCGCAACACCATCCGCTGGATGCTCGGCACGCTCGCGCACGACAAGGGCGAGGAGATCGCCTATGCCGATCTGCCGGAACTGGAAAAGCTTGTTCTGCATCGCTTGAGCGAACTCGAGAAGGTGGTGCGCGAAGGCTATGACAGTTTCGAGTTCAAGAAGATCGCCCGCGCGCTGGTGGATTTCTCCAACGTCGAGCTCTCGGCCTTCTACTTCGATATCCGCAAGGATGCGCTCTACTGCGATGCGCCATCGTCATTGAAGCGCCGCTCGGCGCTTTACGTGATCGCCAAGCTCTTCGATTGCCTCGTCACATGGTTGGCACCGATGCTGCCTTTCACCACGGAAGAAGCCTGGCTTTCGCGCCATCCGAACGCCGAGTCTGTTCATCTCGAACAGTTCCCGACGATCCCGGCAGAGTGGCACAGCCCTGCCGTCGATGCCAAGTGGGAGAAGATCCGCAAGGTTCGTACGGTCGTTACCGGCGCGCTGGAAGTCGAGCGACGGGAAAAGCGCATTGGCTCCTCGCTGGAAGCGGCGCCTGTGGTTCACGTTGCCGATCCGGATCTGATGGCAGCACTTGACGGTCAGGACTTCGCAGAAATCTGCATCACCTCGGCAATCTCCGTTGTTGCTGGTGAAGGCCCGGCCGATGCATTCCGCCTCGGCGAGGTGCAGAAAGTGGCAGTCGAGCAGAAGCTGGCGGAGGGGCAAAAATGTGCCCGCTCCTGGCGGATCACCACCGATGTTGGTTCCGACCCGCAATACCCGGACGTGTCGGCCCGTGACGCGGCAGCGCTGCGCGAACTTGGTGTTGGTGTCTAA
- the groES gene encoding co-chaperone GroES, producing the protein MASTNFRPLHDRVVVRRVESEAKTKGGIIIPDTAKEKPQEGEIVAVGSGARDESGKIVALDVKVGDRILFGKWSGTEVKLDGEDLLIMKEADIMGIIG; encoded by the coding sequence ATGGCAAGCACCAATTTCCGCCCACTGCACGACCGCGTCGTCGTTCGTCGCGTTGAGTCTGAAGCTAAGACCAAGGGCGGCATCATCATTCCTGATACCGCCAAGGAAAAGCCGCAGGAAGGCGAAATCGTCGCCGTCGGCTCCGGCGCACGTGACGAGTCCGGCAAGATCGTCGCTCTCGACGTCAAGGTCGGCGACCGCATCCTGTTCGGCAAGTGGTCCGGCACGGAAGTCAAGCTCGACGGCGAAGACCTTCTCATCATGAAGGAAGCCGACATTATGGGCATTATCGGCTGA
- the aac(6') gene encoding aminoglycoside 6'-N-acetyltransferase has translation MRIVRGTIDHVDLWARLRTALWPDGSVERHREDVVQTSLKGADKTVAFLSESDEGEIVGFAEGSLRSDYVNGCESSPVVFLEGIYVLSSHRQMGIARLLCDAIGIWGRSRGCSEFASDAPLDNEVSRKFHAALGFAETQRVVFFRKDIEA, from the coding sequence ATGAGGATCGTCAGAGGCACTATCGACCATGTCGATCTATGGGCGCGTTTGCGCACAGCGCTCTGGCCGGATGGCTCCGTCGAGCGACATCGCGAGGATGTCGTTCAGACCTCTCTAAAGGGAGCCGATAAGACCGTCGCCTTTCTCAGTGAAAGCGATGAGGGCGAGATCGTTGGATTTGCCGAAGGGAGTTTGCGCAGCGATTATGTCAACGGCTGCGAGTCTTCGCCTGTCGTTTTCCTCGAAGGCATCTATGTCTTGTCCTCGCACAGGCAGATGGGGATCGCCAGGCTGCTCTGCGACGCGATCGGTATATGGGGCAGGTCCCGCGGATGTTCGGAGTTCGCCTCCGACGCCCCGCTTGATAATGAGGTGAGCCGAAAGTTTCACGCCGCTCTCGGTTTTGCGGAGACACAACGCGTGGTCTTTTTTCGCAAGGATATTGAGGCCTGA
- a CDS encoding DoxX family protein, whose amino-acid sequence MSSSQNALVLVARILLSFIFVYSGFGKLMDPAGTAGMITGAGFPAATALAYLAGLFELVTGLAVLVGFQTKIAAFALAAFCVFTGLVFHSGTVAVPGWPDAALGWINTLNGIMLMKNITLAGAYILLGAFGAGAYSVDAMRGPKLAHA is encoded by the coding sequence ATGTCCAGCAGTCAGAACGCTCTCGTGCTCGTCGCACGTATCCTTCTTTCTTTCATCTTCGTCTATTCCGGCTTTGGCAAGCTGATGGACCCTGCCGGCACCGCTGGCATGATCACCGGCGCAGGCTTCCCGGCAGCCACTGCGCTTGCCTATCTCGCTGGCCTGTTCGAACTGGTCACCGGCCTTGCCGTTCTCGTCGGCTTCCAGACGAAGATTGCTGCCTTTGCGCTCGCTGCCTTCTGCGTGTTTACCGGCCTTGTCTTCCATAGTGGCACCGTTGCCGTTCCCGGCTGGCCGGATGCGGCTCTCGGCTGGATCAACACGCTGAACGGCATCATGCTGATGAAGAACATTACGCTGGCTGGCGCCTACATCCTCCTTGGAGCCTTTGGCGCGGGTGCGTACTCGGTCGACGCGATGCGCGGCCCGAAGCTCGCCCACGCTTGA